In Acidianus brierleyi, one genomic interval encodes:
- a CDS encoding SPL family radical SAM protein, with product MIKHIRVKSALSKSGLKELDYSLNPYMGCKFKCQYCYAPNFTRDVDASKNWGEVIVIKDNILDILKEEVLAKKKGTVGISTITDPYQPVEAEYKLTRGSLDILLSHGFRVSIQTKSPLVLRDIDILKKFKEKVDVGFTITSMEGKLENAPLPRSRITALEKLSEEGIETWVFLGPIIPNFTDNVEEVIREVSKIKTRIVFDKFRYYKGLNFSEGNSVWWENIRDRILSLCKKYNVECHEESEDWIFEKRRKYKILW from the coding sequence ATGATAAAACATATTAGAGTTAAATCTGCGCTCTCAAAATCAGGGTTAAAGGAACTTGATTATAGCTTAAATCCTTACATGGGATGTAAGTTTAAGTGCCAGTATTGTTATGCACCCAATTTTACTAGGGATGTAGACGCATCAAAAAATTGGGGAGAAGTAATAGTAATTAAGGATAATATCCTGGATATTCTGAAAGAAGAGGTTCTTGCAAAGAAGAAAGGTACTGTAGGGATTTCAACAATCACTGACCCTTATCAACCTGTTGAAGCTGAATATAAATTAACTAGGGGAAGTCTAGATATATTACTTTCTCATGGTTTTAGGGTATCTATTCAAACTAAATCTCCTTTAGTTTTGAGAGATATCGATATTCTTAAGAAGTTTAAGGAAAAAGTAGACGTTGGTTTCACAATAACTTCTATGGAAGGAAAATTAGAGAATGCACCTTTACCTAGATCTAGAATAACTGCTTTAGAAAAACTTAGTGAAGAAGGAATAGAAACTTGGGTATTTCTAGGGCCTATTATTCCTAATTTTACTGATAATGTTGAAGAAGTTATTAGGGAAGTATCTAAAATAAAAACTAGGATAGTTTTTGATAAATTTCGATACTATAAGGGTTTGAATTTTTCAGAAGGTAACTCAGTTTGGTGGGAAAATATAAGGGATAGAATACTGTCTTTATGTAAAAAATATAACGTGGAATGTCATGAGGAAAGTGAAGATTGGATATTTGAAAAAAGAAGAAAATACAAGATTTTATGGTGA
- a CDS encoding Nre family DNA repair protein, which yields MDPKLCILCRGTKYLCGLSYCPVFIKSRMRIDIPKDLDGSSPPSVFVGRIGYPKISVFASSPPIKGNTSVYENPKEWIKMNLDDFLSLRLSMARGGDRFHVNEAKNPSKLLEDIKVLSLSPNPAEIEMKFKYEPKNVIFDEDHPPLGPSAPVEKIRLGTLPPPEKTVEKVFEDKDLKSSEGIMYLYKSGIDVERISRILSVGNIGIKRKLVPTRWSITAVDKIISDNLVNEIKKYETIDKVEVYVREFNKNLFVAILIPNKWSFEWGEAWFPGSTWNKFGNKVGIEVDNEGYFGRKDYPEIGGCYYASRIGVSEFLLSRKKQATAILWREIYSGFNLPIGVWFVRENVRELFKTKPMVFDSVDDALLSLKLRSGLGSWIKRSFIKRESIERWLR from the coding sequence ATTGATCCTAAACTTTGCATTCTTTGTCGAGGTACCAAATATCTTTGTGGTCTTTCCTATTGTCCTGTATTCATTAAGAGTAGGATGAGGATAGATATTCCAAAAGATTTAGATGGCTCTTCTCCTCCCTCGGTTTTCGTGGGAAGAATAGGCTATCCTAAAATAAGTGTATTTGCTTCTTCTCCACCAATTAAAGGAAATACCTCAGTCTATGAAAATCCTAAAGAATGGATTAAAATGAATTTAGATGATTTCCTCTCTTTAAGGTTAAGTATGGCAAGAGGAGGAGATAGATTTCATGTTAATGAAGCTAAAAATCCTTCAAAGTTACTTGAAGATATTAAAGTTCTTTCCTTGTCTCCAAATCCTGCAGAAATAGAAATGAAATTTAAGTATGAACCAAAAAATGTAATTTTTGATGAAGATCATCCTCCTCTTGGTCCTTCAGCTCCTGTAGAGAAAATAAGATTAGGTACTTTACCACCTCCTGAAAAAACTGTAGAGAAAGTGTTTGAGGACAAGGACTTAAAGTCCTCTGAAGGTATAATGTATTTATATAAGTCAGGCATAGACGTTGAAAGAATTTCTAGAATACTTAGTGTAGGTAATATAGGGATAAAAAGGAAATTGGTTCCAACACGATGGAGCATAACTGCCGTAGATAAAATAATCTCAGATAATTTAGTAAATGAAATAAAGAAATATGAAACAATAGACAAGGTCGAGGTTTATGTTAGAGAATTTAATAAAAATCTTTTTGTAGCTATACTTATTCCAAATAAATGGTCATTTGAATGGGGAGAGGCATGGTTTCCTGGAAGTACATGGAACAAGTTTGGAAATAAAGTTGGAATAGAAGTGGATAACGAAGGATATTTTGGAAGGAAAGACTATCCAGAAATAGGAGGTTGTTATTATGCGTCAAGAATTGGAGTTTCGGAATTTCTTCTTTCAAGAAAAAAGCAAGCTACTGCAATTTTATGGAGGGAAATATATTCTGGATTTAATCTTCCTATAGGCGTATGGTTTGTTAGGGAAAACGTAAGAGAGTTATTTAAAACTAAACCTATGGTTTTTGATAGCGTAGATGATGCCTTATTATCTCTTAAATTAAGATCAGGATTAGGTTCATGGATTAAAAGAAGTTTCATAAAGAGAGAAAGTATTGAGAGATGGTTACGATGA